From a region of the Neobacillus niacini genome:
- a CDS encoding NAD(P)-binding domain-containing protein has product MKQEKIGLIGIGKLGTAMMTHWDKQGISIGVYHPVKSKAEQFVQNFQHGYILMESERTEVDVLILALPAIEVIPFISSLKIHSNLQQSPDIINMATNLHTNEVKSKFPSLNVHGVKYMGHGRDLLEHGNGLFITEASLPNKIAEIFQFLGKVIIDSENCLTEVNKLATYFALKTAIDLESEYTKRGLSPEYLKRALTSLAPEVIRSYSNGTLGHFAKEIIKEIQSEKE; this is encoded by the coding sequence ATGAAACAAGAAAAGATAGGTTTAATTGGTATTGGTAAACTCGGTACGGCGATGATGACTCATTGGGATAAACAAGGAATCTCAATAGGGGTTTACCACCCTGTGAAATCAAAAGCAGAACAATTTGTTCAAAATTTTCAACATGGTTATATCTTGATGGAAAGCGAACGAACGGAAGTAGATGTCCTAATTCTAGCACTGCCGGCTATAGAGGTTATCCCATTTATTTCAAGTTTAAAGATTCATAGCAATTTACAGCAGTCACCTGATATTATCAATATGGCTACAAACCTCCATACTAACGAAGTTAAAAGCAAATTTCCATCCTTAAACGTTCATGGTGTGAAGTATATGGGTCATGGAAGAGACTTATTGGAACATGGAAATGGCCTATTTATAACAGAAGCTTCTCTACCTAATAAAATAGCGGAAATTTTTCAGTTTCTTGGAAAGGTAATAATAGATAGTGAGAATTGTTTAACAGAGGTAAATAAATTAGCGACTTATTTCGCATTAAAAACAGCGATAGATTTGGAGTCTGAATATACAAAAAGAGGATTATCACCAGAATATCTTAAAAGAGCGTTAACATCCCTTGCACCTGAGGTAATCCGGTCCTATAGTAACGGGACCCTGGGTCACTTTGCAAAGGAAATAATAAAAGAAATTCAGTCAGAAAAAGAATAA
- a CDS encoding aspartate dehydrogenase yields MLKAGIIGYGTIGKSIAELIQSQQAGNIELKSVLVRNPDRTEDLLKQSFSITNNEEIFFNQDLDIVIEAAGHHALQLYGEKALASGSHLLIISVGALSDNEFLNTLQKAAQENNKQILLPSAAIGGLDRIAAGALGEIEGITLITRKPVKSWYGTIAEEKVNLESITEPFCIFDGNARNAAKLFPENVNVSATLSLAGIGFDKTNVQVYIDPTIKRNIHTIKAKGYFGEIEISVQNEPYKQNPKSSPIVAMSVAKVLKNLTSSIVIGV; encoded by the coding sequence ATGCTTAAAGCAGGAATCATTGGTTATGGAACAATTGGAAAGAGTATTGCCGAGTTAATTCAATCACAACAAGCCGGAAACATCGAACTAAAAAGTGTTCTGGTCAGAAATCCAGATCGAACTGAGGACTTGTTGAAGCAAAGTTTTTCTATCACTAACAATGAGGAAATTTTTTTCAATCAAGATTTAGACATAGTTATCGAAGCTGCAGGTCATCATGCCTTACAATTATATGGGGAAAAGGCCTTGGCTAGCGGGAGTCATTTGCTGATTATTTCGGTGGGAGCGTTATCCGATAATGAGTTTCTGAATACGTTACAAAAAGCAGCCCAAGAAAATAATAAACAAATTCTGCTTCCTTCTGCTGCTATTGGTGGTTTAGATAGAATTGCTGCTGGGGCTTTAGGTGAAATTGAAGGGATAACCCTTATTACGAGGAAACCTGTAAAAAGTTGGTACGGGACGATTGCGGAAGAAAAAGTTAACCTTGAAAGTATTACTGAGCCCTTTTGTATCTTTGATGGTAATGCCCGAAATGCAGCTAAATTATTTCCTGAAAATGTTAACGTTTCCGCCACATTAAGTCTTGCTGGAATCGGATTCGATAAAACAAACGTTCAAGTTTACATAGATCCAACTATTAAGCGTAATATTCACACGATTAAGGCAAAGGGCTATTTTGGAGAAATTGAGATTTCTGTTCAAAATGAACCATACAAACAAAATCCTAAATCAAGTCCCATTGTAGCGATGAGCGTTGCGAAAGTGTTGAAAAATCTAACATCATCCATCGTAATCGGAGTTTAA
- a CDS encoding GntR family transcriptional regulator, whose translation MVSNWTEDNLISIRERVYIHIKDLILEGEFKAGDRLVERELAERLNISRTPIREALFRLESQGFVKTVPRKGVIVADISEKEIIEVFTILSSLEVLAAKLAVQKLDDETKGQFVACIKKVEACLQDKRESDYSDLHFEMNHLLYSSAKNSKLYEILSGLSDYIKAFAKLGYKQTGRAEQSMEEHIRIMEAIVNQETEMAEYLTKIHIENSRKAYIESVKKGDKK comes from the coding sequence ATGGTAAGTAACTGGACGGAGGATAATCTTATCTCGATTAGAGAAAGGGTTTATATCCACATTAAAGATCTAATTTTAGAAGGGGAATTCAAAGCAGGCGATCGATTAGTGGAAAGGGAACTGGCCGAAAGATTAAACATTAGTCGAACTCCCATTCGTGAAGCATTATTTCGCTTAGAATCACAAGGGTTTGTTAAGACCGTCCCTAGAAAGGGTGTTATTGTAGCAGACATCTCTGAGAAAGAAATCATTGAGGTGTTTACGATTCTTTCATCCCTTGAGGTATTGGCTGCTAAATTAGCTGTTCAAAAGTTGGATGATGAAACAAAAGGTCAATTTGTTGCTTGCATTAAAAAAGTGGAAGCTTGCTTGCAGGATAAAAGAGAATCTGATTACTCAGATTTACACTTCGAGATGAATCATTTACTATATAGTTCTGCAAAGAATTCTAAACTTTATGAAATTTTAAGTGGATTATCAGATTATATAAAAGCTTTTGCAAAGCTGGGATATAAACAAACGGGAAGAGCAGAACAGTCTATGGAAGAGCATATAAGAATTATGGAAGCCATCGTGAATCAAGAAACTGAGATGGCGGAATATTTAACAAAAATTCATATTGAAAATTCTCGAAAAGCCTACATTGAATCTGTTAAAAAGGGCGATAAAAAATAA
- the yyaC gene encoding spore protease YyaC: MWSFFRYMKRNDEKENSKIMSVQKNSKESEIEKISNKLKEVLSQTSKEIIFLCVGSDRSTGDSLGPLVGTMLKEKNIPFPVYGTLKEPVHALNIKKVLKEIHEKYREAFIFGIDASLGDEGQIGYIFLKEGPFIPGNAVNKVLPSVGNYHMKAIVNYLDPSSPVQSLNNTRLYTVTILAEIITEIITRAVYDNRESSK; this comes from the coding sequence ATGTGGTCTTTTTTTCGTTATATGAAAAGGAATGACGAGAAAGAAAATTCAAAAATAATGTCCGTTCAGAAAAACTCCAAAGAATCGGAGATTGAAAAAATTTCAAATAAACTTAAGGAAGTACTTAGCCAAACGTCTAAGGAAATAATTTTTTTGTGCGTTGGATCAGACAGGTCTACAGGTGATTCACTCGGGCCGTTGGTTGGAACCATGCTAAAGGAAAAGAATATTCCATTTCCAGTTTACGGAACATTAAAGGAGCCTGTTCATGCATTAAATATAAAGAAAGTGTTGAAAGAAATCCATGAAAAATATAGGGAAGCTTTTATTTTTGGAATTGATGCCTCCTTGGGGGATGAAGGTCAAATAGGGTATATTTTTTTAAAAGAAGGCCCCTTTATTCCAGGAAATGCTGTTAATAAGGTTTTACCGAGTGTAGGTAATTACCATATGAAGGCAATCGTAAATTATCTTGATCCATCCTCCCCAGTACAGTCGTTAAATAATACGCGTTTGTATACAGTTACGATTCTTGCAGAAATAATAACAGAAATTATCACTAGGGCTGTTTATGACAATAGAGAATCTTCAAAATGA
- a CDS encoding DUF3231 family protein, whose translation MNNKVEIVKLTSAEISALWTASVNISVVFCMVTHFIETCKDPEILTLLEETKHLAEKHKNQIEQLFIQEKMVIPEGFKVEKHVVPNAAKLFSDLYYIQCILQMSKFGVASHTAGLTVSAREDVRKLFNTLMDDVAQLYHNAVSKMQEKGIYVRMPYMNYPTEIDFVNKENFLTGWLGRRRPLLGIECTHLLINAIQNEMGMQMCTAFSQVSQDRELREYFLRGKNLCKHILGSIHDVLQESEVPAVNSWDYGVTDSTVAPFSEQLMLYVIGVLSNLGMAAYGAGLGTTMRRDISAMYANFITKTGTFGEDGMNLMIERKWLEQPPQFEAAK comes from the coding sequence ATGAATAATAAGGTAGAGATTGTTAAATTAACGAGTGCTGAGATATCAGCTCTTTGGACAGCCAGTGTAAATATCAGTGTAGTTTTCTGCATGGTGACTCACTTTATAGAAACCTGTAAAGATCCTGAGATTCTAACACTTTTAGAAGAAACGAAGCATTTGGCTGAGAAACATAAGAATCAGATTGAACAGTTATTTATACAGGAAAAAATGGTTATCCCTGAAGGTTTCAAGGTGGAGAAACATGTTGTCCCAAATGCAGCCAAACTTTTTTCCGATCTCTATTACATACAGTGTATCCTTCAAATGAGTAAATTTGGGGTTGCTTCGCATACTGCGGGTTTAACCGTTTCCGCGAGGGAAGATGTGCGAAAGTTATTTAATACCCTCATGGATGATGTGGCTCAGTTATACCATAATGCTGTAAGCAAAATGCAGGAAAAAGGAATTTATGTGCGAATGCCTTACATGAATTACCCAACAGAAATTGATTTCGTTAACAAAGAAAATTTTCTGACAGGCTGGCTAGGACGCAGACGTCCGCTATTAGGAATTGAGTGCACACATTTATTGATAAATGCTATCCAAAATGAAATGGGGATGCAAATGTGCACCGCGTTTTCACAAGTATCACAGGATCGTGAACTTCGTGAATATTTCCTTCGAGGAAAGAACTTGTGCAAACACATCTTAGGCTCCATTCATGATGTATTACAGGAAAGTGAAGTCCCCGCGGTCAACTCATGGGATTACGGCGTCACTGATTCAACGGTTGCTCCGTTTTCGGAACAATTAATGCTATATGTCATTGGGGTCCTTTCAAATCTAGGAATGGCAGCATACGGTGCTGGTTTAGGAACTACCATGCGCAGAGATATTAGCGCCATGTATGCAAATTTTATTACCAAAACCGGAACTTTTGGGGAAGATGGAATGAATTTAATGATTGAAAGAAAATGGCTGGAGCAGCCTCCTCAATTTGAAGCTGCGAAATGA
- a CDS encoding ABC transporter, whose protein sequence is MSNGHSSCGILGLFLGFLTGVIWLLLVTLNVFTTLLGLLTLGALAPILNIVFGLISFLVIIVFGLLIFKKVWRQYK, encoded by the coding sequence ATGAGTAATGGTCATTCTTCCTGTGGCATTTTGGGACTTTTCCTAGGATTTTTAACAGGTGTTATTTGGTTGCTGCTTGTCACTTTAAATGTTTTTACCACTTTGCTTGGTCTCCTGACTTTAGGTGCCCTTGCCCCTATTTTAAACATCGTATTTGGATTAATCAGCTTCCTGGTTATCATTGTTTTTGGTTTACTCATCTTTAAGAAAGTTTGGCGCCAGTATAAATAG
- a CDS encoding GreA/GreB family elongation factor: MLIQQLNYIDKNIKELTNLYLSSTPVQERLKHFFNLYVMEVEELLKTNKRNEFISHFPKVFIGTKVTVLYDDEYESEDYVICYPEQSDPDLGYISFLSPVGRQLLFKNLGDKVSIKIPTGELLVTIKEISFVGELIEYGSKTKEA, from the coding sequence ATGTTAATTCAACAGTTAAATTATATAGACAAAAACATCAAGGAATTAACAAATCTCTATCTTTCTTCCACTCCTGTCCAAGAACGATTAAAACACTTTTTTAATTTATATGTCATGGAAGTTGAGGAGTTATTAAAAACAAATAAACGAAATGAATTCATTTCACATTTCCCAAAAGTTTTTATCGGGACAAAGGTTACGGTTTTATATGATGATGAATATGAATCAGAGGATTATGTAATTTGTTACCCAGAACAGTCAGATCCAGATTTGGGCTATATTTCCTTTTTATCTCCAGTAGGCAGACAGCTGCTTTTTAAGAATCTCGGTGATAAGGTATCCATAAAAATCCCAACCGGAGAACTACTGGTAACCATTAAAGAAATTTCATTTGTCGGCGAACTAATAGAATATGGAAGTAAGACAAAAGAGGCCTAA
- a CDS encoding DUF2935 domain-containing protein has product MANPIVARSLDEIKFWSRIMKEHSLFLSLGFTYEQKQLIEEAQQFMDLFERIEEKLARFTVNSDLRQVQAFNTEVYQAAAAIYAYKRKILDLTLRCQIRHNNFPLLVDHISREAAYFANRLKELNEGILAPTPDTVIQENVFFLKIMADHAKFIGHLLDPSERKLVDQAREFSNDFDKLLFQAVDLDYMRPQSETKPLLGQFLNQNKVSVASLRDFKKTARDLIEECRIKSIIHPLLADHTFREASRFIEIIEMFEASLSGT; this is encoded by the coding sequence ATGGCAAACCCGATTGTTGCTCGGTCATTAGACGAAATTAAATTTTGGTCTCGGATTATGAAAGAGCATTCTTTATTTTTAAGTCTGGGGTTCACGTACGAACAGAAACAATTGATTGAAGAAGCCCAGCAGTTTATGGATTTATTCGAGCGGATTGAGGAGAAGCTTGCAAGATTTACAGTAAATTCGGATCTTCGTCAAGTTCAAGCTTTTAATACTGAGGTATATCAAGCAGCTGCAGCCATTTATGCATATAAAAGAAAGATATTAGATTTAACGCTGCGCTGTCAAATCAGACACAATAATTTCCCTTTATTAGTTGACCATATTAGCAGAGAGGCAGCGTATTTTGCGAATCGGTTAAAAGAATTAAATGAAGGAATATTAGCCCCGACACCAGATACGGTTATTCAAGAAAATGTATTTTTCTTAAAAATCATGGCTGACCACGCAAAGTTTATCGGACACCTTTTAGATCCTTCAGAAAGAAAATTAGTAGATCAGGCGAGAGAGTTTAGTAATGATTTTGATAAATTGTTGTTTCAGGCAGTAGATTTAGACTATATGCGGCCTCAATCTGAAACCAAACCATTGCTCGGTCAGTTTTTAAACCAAAATAAAGTATCCGTCGCTTCATTAAGGGATTTTAAGAAAACTGCAAGAGACTTAATCGAAGAATGTCGAATTAAGAGCATTATACATCCTCTCTTAGCTGACCATACATTTAGGGAAGCTTCAAGATTTATAGAAATCATAGAAATGTTTGAGGCTAGTCTTAGCGGAACGTAA
- a CDS encoding glycoside hydrolase family 3 protein, protein MESNQKQPNLEVRVKNIIEVDGLKFKDLNNSGKLEPYKDWRLSPEERAENLVSLMNIDEKIGMMLINTRKMGLSQEDKTKTSHDGVLDEAIVEKGENIFAVAKIYGTTHTIENMHLRHFIHRDNHSPAEMAEWINKMNEVAEGTRLGIPCLIASNSRNENGESIFGMNDAVGIFSTWPGTLGLAAAAMGEIKNGGDASLISEFAKIAHDEWEATGIRKGYMYMADTATDPRWQRTYGTFGEDPEFISDAIGRIIDGFQGKELGKNSIAMTTKHFPGGGARENGFDPHYAEGKWNLYPTPGSLEKYHLPPFRAAVEHRTSSIMPYYSIPSISKSVVQEFEGEDIPFEEVGFTFNHYFLQRILREGLGFKGYINSDSGITNKMSWGVEDKSEAERFAKAINAGTDLVADTNDIENLKIAIEKGWISEKRINEANVRLLTEMFTLGIFDDRTYVSPENATEVVGTPAHWEAAYEAHKKSVTVLKNSNETLPLTADKLTNKNVYVEVFHKDQKLAATYTDQARKECKEIGVFTLTENHEEADVAILFLQPKSGSYFNATPGLLELELCENKTIKALDGSEYQETTLSEIEHLKEVCNTIRNRGGKVVISINVTLPWILGNAEPLADALIAGYDTFFKPQFEVIAGEFQPGGVLPLSLPASEEVIAVDENGDCVSPNDVPGYDKDKYMPEGLSYAYKDSDGNVYKLGHGLTY, encoded by the coding sequence TTGGAAAGTAACCAGAAACAACCGAATTTAGAGGTCAGAGTTAAAAATATCATCGAGGTCGATGGGTTAAAATTTAAAGATTTAAATAATAGCGGAAAACTAGAACCGTATAAAGATTGGCGCTTAAGTCCGGAGGAACGGGCTGAGAACCTAGTCTCCTTGATGAATATCGATGAAAAGATCGGTATGATGCTGATTAATACTCGTAAAATGGGTCTTTCTCAAGAAGATAAGACTAAGACAAGCCATGATGGAGTACTTGATGAAGCAATCGTTGAAAAAGGTGAAAACATCTTTGCGGTAGCAAAAATATATGGAACTACTCACACAATTGAAAATATGCATTTACGTCACTTTATTCATAGAGACAACCATAGTCCAGCTGAAATGGCAGAGTGGATCAATAAAATGAATGAAGTAGCCGAGGGTACTCGTCTTGGTATTCCTTGTTTAATCGCCTCCAATTCACGAAACGAAAATGGTGAATCCATCTTTGGGATGAACGATGCAGTTGGGATTTTTTCAACATGGCCAGGAACGTTAGGGCTTGCTGCTGCAGCAATGGGAGAGATCAAAAATGGCGGCGATGCATCACTGATTAGCGAATTTGCTAAAATTGCGCACGATGAGTGGGAAGCTACAGGGATAAGAAAAGGTTACATGTATATGGCTGATACCGCCACAGATCCTAGATGGCAGCGTACGTATGGTACATTTGGGGAAGATCCGGAATTTATTTCAGACGCCATTGGCCGTATTATTGACGGATTCCAAGGTAAGGAGTTAGGGAAAAACAGTATCGCCATGACAACGAAGCATTTTCCAGGCGGTGGTGCAAGGGAAAATGGATTTGATCCTCACTATGCAGAAGGAAAATGGAATCTGTACCCAACTCCAGGAAGCTTAGAAAAGTATCACTTACCGCCATTTAGAGCAGCGGTCGAACATAGAACTTCCTCCATTATGCCATATTACTCAATACCAAGTATAAGCAAAAGTGTCGTTCAAGAATTCGAGGGTGAAGACATTCCTTTTGAAGAGGTCGGCTTTACATTTAATCATTATTTCTTACAACGTATCCTTCGTGAAGGACTAGGTTTTAAGGGCTATATCAACAGTGATAGCGGTATCACAAATAAAATGAGCTGGGGCGTTGAAGATAAGAGCGAAGCAGAACGTTTTGCAAAAGCAATCAATGCCGGGACCGATCTTGTTGCCGATACCAATGATATCGAAAATTTGAAAATTGCAATTGAAAAAGGTTGGATTAGTGAAAAGCGTATTAATGAAGCAAATGTACGTCTTCTTACTGAAATGTTTACATTAGGAATATTTGATGATCGTACCTACGTTTCACCTGAAAATGCAACTGAAGTGGTTGGTACTCCAGCGCACTGGGAAGCTGCATACGAGGCACACAAGAAATCCGTAACCGTTCTTAAAAATTCAAATGAGACATTACCATTAACGGCTGATAAGCTTACGAATAAGAATGTTTATGTAGAAGTCTTCCATAAGGATCAAAAACTTGCAGCTACTTATACAGACCAAGCTAGGAAAGAATGTAAGGAAATTGGAGTTTTTACTTTAACGGAGAACCATGAGGAAGCAGATGTAGCGATTTTGTTCTTGCAGCCAAAATCCGGATCTTATTTCAATGCGACACCTGGACTGTTAGAACTTGAATTGTGCGAGAATAAAACGATTAAAGCTTTAGATGGCTCGGAGTATCAAGAAACGACTTTGAGTGAAATTGAACACCTAAAAGAAGTGTGTAATACGATTCGAAATCGTGGTGGTAAAGTTGTAATCAGTATAAATGTGACATTGCCATGGATTCTTGGAAATGCTGAACCATTAGCGGATGCATTGATTGCTGGTTACGATACCTTCTTTAAACCGCAATTTGAGGTAATCGCTGGTGAGTTCCAACCAGGTGGAGTCCTGCCGCTATCATTACCAGCAAGTGAAGAGGTAATTGCTGTCGATGAAAATGGTGATTGTGTGTCACCAAACGATGTACCAGGCTATGACAAGGACAAATATATGCCAGAAGGACTTTCCTATGCTTACAAAGACAGTGATGGAAATGTCTATAAGCTTGGTCATGGATTAACGTATTAA
- a CDS encoding helix-turn-helix domain-containing protein, with the protein MEELISKCWQINKAFQIGVQALDEEMKTIIHIADDNEPLMMIESRKRMLGEIQKELVQANKSSFCYQTDTFQLSYLAVPINKDERYAGMVVVGPFLNERVSDHMIWNVIKENNLENNWLKKLETYYKSLPLLAQSYLAIGDLVVNIVMNPHIKAQIIASKHSSEQYRLDVEPNDYDQSGVEIKKRYEAEKKLLHYIENGDVENAMKAMLDHHTGDFLYRVPGNPLRARKNITFSGNTMYRIAAGNGGVEPQYLHAISEKFALKIESAVTMSELNKIDVSMIDEYCEAVKNFAIKGYSSVVKKALMYINLHFHESINLQTVADVIGFNRTYLAKKFKSEMNLSVIDYIQRKRIDEAKFLIELGRLSTTEVGLQVGFSSYNYFCKVFKEITGMTASDYKRNKQVELEAHA; encoded by the coding sequence TTGGAAGAACTGATAAGTAAGTGTTGGCAAATTAATAAAGCGTTTCAAATAGGTGTACAAGCACTAGATGAAGAAATGAAGACAATCATACATATTGCGGATGATAATGAACCCTTAATGATGATTGAATCCCGAAAACGAATGTTAGGTGAGATTCAAAAAGAGTTAGTTCAAGCAAATAAAAGTAGTTTTTGTTATCAAACGGATACTTTTCAATTGTCGTATTTGGCTGTACCTATAAACAAGGATGAACGTTATGCGGGTATGGTTGTTGTTGGTCCATTTTTAAATGAACGGGTTTCTGATCATATGATCTGGAACGTAATAAAGGAAAACAATCTTGAGAATAATTGGTTAAAAAAATTAGAAACCTATTATAAATCATTACCACTATTAGCACAGTCCTACTTGGCAATAGGTGATTTAGTAGTCAATATAGTAATGAACCCACATATTAAAGCCCAAATCATTGCCTCTAAACATAGTAGTGAGCAATACCGTCTAGATGTCGAGCCTAACGACTATGACCAGAGTGGGGTAGAGATAAAAAAAAGGTATGAGGCAGAAAAGAAATTATTGCATTACATTGAAAACGGTGATGTAGAAAATGCAATGAAAGCGATGCTTGATCATCATACTGGAGATTTTTTATATCGAGTGCCTGGTAATCCATTACGAGCAAGAAAAAATATTACCTTTTCAGGTAATACCATGTACAGGATTGCTGCTGGAAACGGCGGTGTAGAACCACAATATTTACATGCAATTTCGGAAAAATTTGCGCTTAAGATTGAATCAGCAGTGACAATGTCCGAATTAAATAAAATCGACGTAAGCATGATTGATGAATACTGTGAAGCAGTAAAAAATTTCGCAATCAAAGGGTATAGCTCTGTTGTAAAGAAAGCGTTAATGTATATAAATCTTCATTTTCATGAATCGATTAATTTGCAAACCGTAGCGGATGTAATAGGATTTAATCGGACGTATCTCGCGAAAAAATTTAAATCAGAAATGAATCTTTCAGTGATTGATTACATCCAGAGAAAGCGAATCGACGAAGCAAAGTTTTTAATTGAATTAGGTCGGTTATCGACAACAGAAGTTGGATTGCAGGTCGGTTTTAGTAGTTATAATTATTTTTGTAAAGTGTTTAAAGAAATAACAGGAATGACAGCTTCCGATTATAAACGCAACAAACAAGTAGAATTAGAGGCACATGCATAA
- a CDS encoding DUF4317 domain-containing protein has translation MNAKDIANIRKQFKLNNNLMQIREILNVYVQKESGEIYHSVISPFEMLDQESQELFLMNFKKVLTGQLDAKLFELKFKHDVEDSTQIILFDGLQAATTDDWIDSMHQIVGKMFAHTVYEFDTVVTFIRGEYRKATKKRDPESEEGGDDEVYSNQFILCSLNRTDQPKRSLVFDYVEREFRSNNAFDPIINLASPMSGFLFPAFNDNAADVNHILYCAGKANQPDETFMEEVLNCEEIITALEEKDSFEIILNKVIGDKVESQVISNVYEEIDRVVQESKENEESEAPKLDSRDIERILTVSGVENVDTAKVEHAFKAILDDEKHELKASSLLPKTIKIETKVANLSLSPKDLKHVKYIMFQGKRCLMLEIEDDVVVEGFTLESEIM, from the coding sequence ATGAATGCTAAAGACATAGCTAATATCCGGAAGCAATTTAAGTTAAACAACAATCTCATGCAAATACGAGAGATTTTAAATGTGTATGTTCAGAAAGAATCAGGTGAAATCTACCATTCCGTCATTTCACCATTTGAAATGTTAGACCAAGAGTCCCAAGAATTATTTTTGATGAATTTCAAAAAGGTGTTAACGGGACAGCTCGATGCAAAACTATTTGAACTGAAATTTAAACATGATGTGGAAGACAGCACCCAAATCATCCTTTTCGACGGGTTACAGGCAGCAACCACCGATGATTGGATTGACAGCATGCACCAAATAGTCGGTAAGATGTTCGCTCATACTGTTTATGAGTTTGATACAGTGGTGACGTTCATACGAGGTGAATATCGAAAAGCGACTAAGAAACGAGACCCAGAATCCGAAGAAGGCGGGGATGATGAAGTTTATTCAAACCAGTTTATCCTCTGCAGTCTGAATAGAACCGATCAGCCGAAAAGATCCTTGGTTTTCGATTATGTGGAAAGAGAATTTAGATCGAATAACGCTTTTGATCCCATCATTAATTTAGCTTCTCCGATGTCAGGATTTTTGTTTCCTGCTTTCAATGACAATGCTGCCGATGTGAACCACATTCTTTATTGTGCAGGTAAAGCGAATCAACCAGATGAGACATTTATGGAAGAGGTACTCAATTGCGAGGAAATTATTACCGCATTAGAAGAAAAGGACAGCTTCGAAATCATTCTTAATAAAGTAATCGGTGACAAAGTAGAATCCCAGGTTATTTCGAATGTCTATGAGGAAATTGACAGAGTAGTCCAGGAGAGCAAAGAAAATGAAGAAAGTGAAGCCCCGAAATTGGATTCTCGTGATATCGAACGCATTTTAACGGTCAGCGGGGTTGAAAATGTAGATACCGCCAAAGTGGAACATGCTTTCAAAGCTATCTTGGATGATGAAAAACATGAACTTAAAGCGAGTAGTTTACTTCCTAAAACAATAAAAATTGAAACAAAGGTTGCAAATCTATCACTAAGTCCGAAAGACCTGAAACATGTAAAATATATTATGTTCCAAGGAAAACGGTGCTTAATGCTGGAAATCGAAGATGATGTAGTCGTGGAAGGATTCACCTTAGAATCAGAAATAATGTAA
- a CDS encoding CBS domain-containing protein — translation MIRKVFTVKPSNTVKELLDILNSNRIGGVPVVDDKGQLVGMVSDGDVLRYLAPKPLGIAGLVYIIEDGEIEDVLQEKLDTPVKDIMTKRNLCYVSPDEEFDKTILLLSRHRFKKLPVVNGAGRVIGVLSRGDIIHNISKKIISS, via the coding sequence ATGATCAGAAAAGTTTTTACTGTAAAACCATCGAATACTGTCAAAGAATTGCTAGATATCCTCAATTCCAATCGAATCGGCGGTGTTCCGGTTGTCGATGATAAAGGTCAATTGGTCGGAATGGTATCTGATGGTGACGTATTACGCTACCTAGCTCCAAAACCCCTTGGAATTGCGGGACTTGTTTATATTATAGAAGATGGAGAAATTGAGGATGTACTTCAAGAAAAATTGGATACACCCGTCAAAGATATCATGACAAAGAGAAATCTCTGCTATGTATCGCCCGATGAAGAGTTTGATAAGACCATCCTATTATTATCACGTCATCGCTTCAAAAAACTCCCTGTCGTGAATGGTGCGGGCCGCGTTATTGGTGTGTTAAGCAGAGGAGACATAATCCATAATATATCGAAAAAAATTATTTCATCATAA